A window of Macrotis lagotis isolate mMagLag1 chromosome 1, bilby.v1.9.chrom.fasta, whole genome shotgun sequence genomic DNA:
GGGCTTTCCTTTCTCTTGCTGGTTCTAGGGATCCTGAGGTCAAAGATCACAGCAATGCTGGAAAATCTCAGACTTAGAACTAATTTTAGCCATAGTATATATAATCTACCATCTTTCTGACCATAAGTTTGTCTGCTAAATCTCTGAAAACTGCTCAGGCAGTTTTTACTTTGAGATGGACAGTGTTGAAAAACCCTTCCTTCACAAAGTAGTCCCTTCCTCTTTGGGTTGAGTCTGGTCTTTGGAGGTTAAAAGCAGTCTAAAATTGTAGATCATTACTCCTATTCTTATTCTAGAAGTCTAGTCAAGCTATtgtgtcattggtcctctttcaTACTTCCCCCCTAATTCTAGAACAGatggtagaaaaagaaatgaaggaggcAAGTATTTATATTGACCTAAGTGTGGCAAGCAATAGTCCAAATGCTATCATTAGAAGCattttctaatttgatcctcaaaacaggAGTATCAGCtgatattatcatccccattttagatTGTAGGAACATAAGGAAAAACAGTTTGTGTAACTTGTCTTAGATCCCTGGATAgtaactgagactggatttgaaatcagggatTCCTAAATCCAGGCCCAACACTTTTTTTCTGTATGACCAGCTGCTTCTTAATTTGTAGATGATGGAATCTATGAAATCAGGCCTTCAGTGAAAGAAGTGTATAAAACTGATTCTTCTGTTTTCAAATGATTTCTTTCCCATCTAAAAAGAAATAGCTTGAAAATGATCCAGGTGGTATCCTGGAAACCATCTGGTGACCCTCCATTCCCTCTTTCCCAGAGGAGAACCACATTGCACATGTCTCTCCTCCTCTTGTCTTTTATTTACCACTCCCAGGTGTTCCACTTCCAAGAGAAGATTTGATTTTCCATTTGGAGAAAGGTGAAGGACCTTGCCTACTGCAGCGAAAAGATCCCAGAACCTCCTGTGCAGGTGTGTTAAATGAAAGCAAGTTCTCAAGAGATATTAACAGAAGAGGCAGCTACATGTCACAGAGAAAGGAATAGTAGACTTTGGAGTAGAAAAATCTGATTGCTAATCTTGTTCAGACATTTTGAGCAGTGAAATCCTAGTCAAGTCATTAAacttctgaacctcagtttcaccatctgtGAAGTGAAGTGACCGGAAGACATTACCAGTGACTTCCCTTCAGGGATAAAACTATGATCCTATCAGATCCACTGTTTGGAACTTAGGGTCATGGAGGTCTCCTACTGGTTTCCAGAAAGGACTCAGCTTGTCTAGATGAAGTGATGGAGAGGGAATCAAGGTCAGCTATCACATtgatagtaaattcttcaacttgaaaaggctacaagccaagatcaaagtggagggagtgttggtgcatggtcttctgtttgcagatgatggtcctctcaatgcagcctctgaaactgagatgcaacaaagtatggatcaattctctgctgctggTTTTCATTATGAGAAGTCACTATTGACACCatgaaaacccaggtgctccaatACCCTGTAAAACATGAACGATATATGGaaccactgattacagcaaatggagaagttttgagtattttGGGCAAGTTCACGTTCCTTGGCactgtcctttccagggaggtacacattgacaatgaggctgaCACAGTGCTAGAATGCGAGGCTCctaaagaaaatgtagaaaatcGCAGGTATTAGAATGACTAGGAAATTGAAGGTCTATACCACTATTATATATGCCCTTATTGCTGGAGGCCTGTCAAACCTGGTCCATCTACCAGGGTCAcaccagaaaaataaattgctcCCATATAAATTGTCTTAGGATAATTCTCAAGATTGGCTGGCAGAAGtagatactagacactgaggcCATTTCTCGAGCATTCTAACATTATTACAGAGAGCAAAACTATGATGGGCTGGCAATGTTGTTCTAAGGACAAACATAAGCTtgacaaaaagactattttatggaaaactcacacagggcaagtgctcacccCGGGGATAGAAACATCAATGCAAGGACACTCAGGGTATCACTTAAGAgtattagaattgattgtgcaagcatgggagacattggcacaggatcACCCAATATAGCATAGTCTCATTGGAGAAGGTACTGTACCCTATGAGTACAGCAGAATGGAAGAGGTCATAGAATGAGTGAGATATGGGAGTTTAGAGAATGCTTCTCAGCTATTCATACAATGTATTTGTGCCGACCTGTGTAAAGCTTTCTGAGCTCATTGGCCTGATTAACCATACTTGGACATACTGTAAATTGTCTCtatcatagtgatgtcattttgttcttctttgataacaaaaggCAAGAATCAAAAATGGCAACTATGCTTTGGGCTAAGTGCTCAAGTCTGGAGATTCAGATAAAGAAAAGACAACTCCTTTATTGAGAGGGAAAGACTGCttgaaaaaattatgtaaaaaacatataaagaggggtggctaggtggcgcagtggatagagcaccggcccaagagtcaggagtacctgagttcaaatccggactcagacacttaataattaccttgctgtgtggccttgggcaagccacttaaccccatttgccttgtaaaatcctaaaaaaaattttaaaacaccaTAAAGGATAAATCAGGAGAATCTTCTCTTGTAATAAAGGAATGCAGAAAGGCATCTGATTTATGTGAGATGGggaggaggttaaaaaaaagctACTGGTAAATGTACAATTGTTATAATGAAATATGTCAAATTCTATGCCAAGAGCACGGGGGAAGGAACTAAGTCATATGGAAATGCTGGGAaggaatgaaaagatttggaaaggcTGCTGTGCTGAGTGGCATGGGATTGCCTTCTCATAATGCCAGCTGAGATGATGTCTCAATTTTTTGTGGAGAGAAGTAGCCTCTAGGATACTGAGGGAGAGTATTAGAGGTTTAGGAACCCTCTGTCAGATTTCTTGTTTCCCTACAGTATCCCACATAGTAGTGGACACCTCCTGGACTTGAAGCATTGCTGCCCAGGATTGAGATCCTACTAGTTTTACTCACTTGTAGGATTGGGAAGAACACTGGACACAATTGCAATAAAACCTTAAATTGTACCATGAAAACTTAGGTGCTCTTTGCATTATCAGAGTGTCAGATAAATATCAGAGACTTCTCTACTCAAATGCATTCTTATATTAAAACTCTGGCAGCTACAAACTATGCAAAAAACCATTATCATAACCTCTACAAATCATCTAAAGTATGCTAACACAGCCCCTGAAGGACAGAGTCATAGAAGTGTTTATAATCCTAAAGCAGGAAAATATTCACTATGAGTCTGGGCATCAGAGACATGTTCTTGCTCCTAGGACTTGGCAATGACATCCACCTAATCCTGGGTGAGACGTAAGTTCACTTCCTAGAATCACATGGTAATAATCATTAACAAGCATAAGAGTACAGAATGTGACAAAGTAAAGGTTAAAAGTATCCAAGGAAACTTGGATTGTAAATGTGTCAAGTTACTTATGAGAGTTCATTTTTCTTACTCTTCTTTAACTCCTCCTAGTACCACAATATCTCTTAAATGATATTACAGAGCTGCAAAATGGACCACTTCCACTGGCCACTTGTTTCAACTGTTGCTTCCACAATGGGCAGTATACACATGTTTCCAAATTGAAAGGCCATGCAATAACCAAAGAATtctcctatttaaaaaaacaggGTAATGGAGAAATGCTATTGAGTAATATGGACAGAAGTTGGCCAGCCGCTGAGTTTTACCTCTTGTGAGAGAGGTTGATCAGGAACCTGTCATTCAGATTCAGCCCAATTTGAGAGAGGAATGAGAATGTTGGTTTTCTCTGTGTTGCAGGTCTGTTTTAGAATCTAGTTGTATGTGAAACTCCTTGTAAATGAAATCCACCTGGACATGTGAATTCATATTCTGTTTTTGTGCCTGTTTTCTGACCAgtgttttttgtttccttcagaTGGAAAGCCCATGAATGAAATGAGGCAGACTACTTCCAAACTGAGCATGTCTGAGGAAGCATCACGAGGGCAAAGATGGGTGAAGGATGCTCACTGTGACCTCCATCTGAGGGAAATCTGTGATTCTGAtatgaagacagagaaaaagcAGACGACTCACTGTGACTTTGCTACAGAAAGGATGAGTGTCAGGCAACATTCAATCCTAATTCACTGTAAGAAAATGATGTCAGGAAATGACTCTTTTCAAGACAGTAAATACAGTGAATGCTTAACTGAAGAGTTAGAGGCTTCTCAGTCTTGTGACAAATGTCCCAAAGTGCAAACTTATCAGTGTGTGATGGCCTTCAGCTTGAATTCAGAAATCATTGGACTTCAGAAGAGTCATATTGGAAAAATGCCTAATGTCTGTAATGAAGGCAAGATAGGTTTGAGCTGCAGTTCAGAGCCCACTGTCCTCCAGAaaattgaaaatggaaagaaacattGTAGTTCTAACGAATGTGGTAAAGCTTTTAAGCAACAGTCATCCTTCATGTATGATCAGAAATTTCATACTAGAAATAAGCTATCCAAGTGTATACAGTCTGAAAATGCCTTTAAGAGACAGTCATCACTTACCTCCCACCAGGGAATTTTTGCTAGAGAGAAGCTCCATGAGTACGTTGCATATGATAAATCTTTCAGTGAAAAGTCATCTCTCATACATCAGAGAAACcgcactggagagaaaccttatgaatgtagtcaatgtggaaagactttcagacagAGCTACCCTCTTATTaagcatcagagaatccacactggagagaaaccttttgaatgtaatcagtgtgatATGACTTTCAGATGGAGCTCCAATCTAGCtagacatcagagaatccacactggggagaaaccatatgaatgtaatcagtgtgatAAGACTTTCAGAGAGAGATACAAACTTATTAaccatcagagaatccacactggagagaaaccttatgaatgtaatcattgTAATAAGACTTTCAGGCAGAAATACAAACTTATTAaccatcagagaatccacactggagagaaaccttatgaatgtaatcagtgcaATAAGACTTTCAGAGAGAGATTCAGGCTTATTAaccatcagagaatccacactggagagaaaccttatgaatgtaattgGTGTGATAAGACTTTCAATGACAGGTCCACTCTTATTAAACATCatagaatccacactggggagaaaccatatgaatgtaatcagtgtggaaagactttcagacagAGCTACTCTTTTATTaatcatcagagaatccacactggagagaaaccctatgaatgtaattGGTGTGATAAGACTTTTAGTGACAAATCCTCTTTTAACaatcatcagagaatccacactggagaaaaaccttatgaatgtaattgGTGTGATAAGACTTTCAGTGACAAATCCACTCTTATTaatcatcagagaatccacactggagagaaaccttatgaatgtaattgGTGTGATAAGACTTTCAGAGACAGatccaattttattaatcatcagagaatccacacaggAGAAAAAccatatgaatgtaatcagtgtggtaAGACTTTCAGATGGAGCTCCAATCTAGCaagacatcagagaatccacactggagagaaaccttatcaaTGTAATCAGTGTGGTAAGACTTTCAGTGTGATCTCCACTCTAGCtagacatcagagaatccacactcaGTGTAAATGTCATCTTTGTGCAAAGAGTGTCCTTGGTAATGAATCTTTGATCATGCAATTCTTTCACCCACAAGCACAATTCTGAAGCCATCTCCCTCATTTCATGTCTGGTCTCTTCATCAGAAGAAAACAACCCGACATACACGGGGAAACGTGTACAAAACCATAAAATGTAAAATCTCCCAACTGAATGAAAGGTACATGATTTTTTATGTATAAGTCTAGGGAAAGAGAAGAGTCTTCAAATTCAAATGAGCAGGATCAATCAGTTGAAATTACCATTAGTTTTCATGTCTAGGTAAATTTGAAGTTACAGAGTTTCATAAGCAACTGGATTATCATGAACAAGCCCGCCCATCTACTTTTTTATATTCAGAATTATTCAGATCTATGCATAGACATTACATCTCTAGATGTACATATATCAAATATTCATGTTATTTCATTACCAGTCATGTCCATATGCATAGTTAATTCTCTCATTATTTTGTTCTCATATGTAAGACCACAGCATGATTGTCAacattgtttttgttctttttttctttaatgaaatggaGGACCAAAAAATGATGGTCAAAtttgtcataaatattttcatagaaaaattttaaaacatccatttttaacatttttctctggAACAGCAAGCTTGTTCATTTCAACCGTAGTTGAAATTCCTTTCTGCTGGGACTCCACACTGGCATGAATGAGCATACAATGTTGTTCACATCCGTGCAGTGATTGCCACAAATCCTCACCACTTCTGACTCAGAGCAGCATGTTCCTTCAGTTTCTCATCAACAGTTGTTTCCTCACAGTCATAAAGGTATGAAATGCAAGTGCTCATTAACTCTTGATGGATGGTCATAGAAACATAGagtcatttgatttctttcaCTGTACCAGAGTAGTTCCCATATAAAGCCATAGCACATCGGGATCCTCACCAAACTAAGATCTTACCGATACTTGATCTCTGTAACattccccttgattctgtaaatACATTGTCCATTCTTatgcccctcctcccctttttagATTGGCCTCATGTTTGTTGCCTCCTTGTCCTTCTAGTGACCTAGAGCTCTAAGAGATATTAACTCCTCCCCAATATGCCACTCATTTGTTCTACAGTTCTTTAGTTGATCCAAAGCTGGCATGTCAACTGTGATCACAATGTAAAGTATaagattctcaaaactatatCATGGTAATGGCAAGGCTTTATATGGATCCCCTTGTTTCTTAGTAATAATAAGACTAAAAATACACAGTGTAAGTTAATTACAAATGCAGGAGGTGAATGGACAGGATGCAAAGAAACCATCCTCCTGGGAAGAGGCAGTCAAAGTTCAACTACTGATTGATGATCTTTGTAGATTGCTTTTGGTAAATGGATTGCACAGTTTCCATGGTCAAGTCACTAGggatgttaattattttttctacccTTTGTTTTTGCTTAAAAGACCAAtttctttaccatttcctttgTGGTCATCTTGGATTGTCGCCATCTATACATTTTCATGATAAATCTGAGAGATTAAAGCTTCTTGTCTAATCTTGATGTTTCTCTTGTTATTTTAACCCTATGTTCCTTATGTCCTTATGATTTTAGGATTCAAATTGTCTTTCCCATCACTTGGGGATTGGTTGGACAAAttgtatgtgattatgatagaatgctATTCTGCAACAAAAAATGAGGAGGTGAACTCAGCAAAATCCATACTTATCTGAATGAGCAGAGGCAAAGCAAAACGtagtatatacaaagtaacagcaatattgtaggataatCCACTGTGAATGGTATATTTCCTCAGCAGTGTTGttttccaagacaattctaaaggacttatgataaagaataatatCCGGCCTGCTGACCCCTAATCCCCATCCCCCAAGACCACCCTTCTTCAGCCCCTCAGCCCCTACTCCCAGGAAAATTTGTTCCCCTCTCCACAGACCACACTTTTTGTCTATCATAGATGTATTTTGATCTTGTGATAGTATGTGAGAAATTGCTTATTTtctgaacttcctaagaaaaaagcaACAGGATGAGAAAGATTTACACCTGAATGCtgtcaaacattttaaaaaaatcaggtaactgaaatatcaaataaattatttggaataaccAAAAAAGAAGGGATTCTAGCAACTCCTTTTCTGAAACAACCTTCGAAGTGATAATTAACCCAggacaaataaaatgagaaaaaaagatcaattttctACTGGAAATTGCTGCAAAAATCCATGAGGGGAGTGGCTGAGCCTTTATTTtgatcagaaatggctcagagggaaAAATAACATACACTCTAAATTGGGTATAGATGGTACCTTgcaggaaagggaggaaagagatgggagaaagcaGTCATGGGAAGGGAGGTAATGGTGATAgcagagggaagattgtgggagaaagTGGTCAGAGACAGCCCACTTTTGAGGAGgcacagggtgaaaggagagagagaatggaatcaattggggagagggaaataaaggaacttgcaaaaaatattgaaggaatttctctgatagacttatgatagagtgctatccattccaaagaccgAAGTGACAgtctctgaatacagactgaagcacacttaaCTTTTTCAcccacttaatttttcttgaggtttctctttgtggGGGTCGAGGGgattgtttacttttacagcTTGTTTTTTGTAGTGATATATTTCATGGCTACACAGTGTTAACCTGAGTTAAGTTCCTTGATTTATCGATGGCAGGAgtgagatggaaggaagggagagaatttgaaactcagggttttggaagaaaatgttgaaacttgtagctggaataaaaaaaaataagatacccCATGAGAATACTTTAACCGTATAAAATACCTGAAACTCTACCTGCCAAAACAGTCCTtagaagtataaaaaaattatgaaacaattttatgcaaaaaaaaaattcagatttaattAATTGGAGAGATAGTAATAATTCATGGCTAGTTTGCTTGTTTCTGAAAGTCCACAATGTTGCATTCCTAAGTTTTTGCTTTAGTGTATATTCTTTGATGTTTAGCAAGATAGGAGTTCTATCTGAGATTCTTTGCTGAAAGATGACATTCAAATGACTTCTCTCTGGTTTTGATTTTCTGATGACTAACAAGATAAGACTTGCAGCCAAAGGCATTTCCACCCtaattacatttataaggtttgtCTCCAGTGTGTATTCTCTGATGCTTAATGAGATGGTTGCTCTCTCTGAAAGCCTTTTCACACTCATTAGGTCCATAAGATTTTTCTCCCGTGTGAGTTCTCTGATGTTTATTAAGCTTTGCTCTCAATCCAAAAGTCTTTCCCCATTGATTTCATATATAATGTTTCTACCCAGTGTGGTTTCTCAGATGTTAGCAAAATTGTCGATTATTATAAATGTCTACTACAGTAACATTTATGAGGTTCCTTTCCaatgtggattctctgatgtgtcATAAGATGGTAGCTCTggctgaaagtctttccacactgattacattcataagatttctctccagagtggattctctgatgtatatacatacatatagatatatatatatatatatatatatatatatatatatatatatgatatagctatagctatgaatataaaatatataattcaatataGAAAACTTCTAGACAAATTCAACTAATTCTTGGATTAGCATgtaaaatttatagaaaacaaaTGTGTTCATGAATCAAAGctagcaggggtggctaggtggcacagtggatagagtatgaaccctggagtacctcagttcaactcggacctcagacacttaattacctaactgtgtggccttggacaagccccttaaccctattgccttgccaaaaaaaacaaagcccAAAACATAAATGAATCAAAGCTAGtcaaaagagaataaagaagCATCATGATCAAATTAAAAGTCCAGTAACTAACATTATGAACTTTATGAACTGAGGCTGTAATGAGAATTCTAGTTTTCCCTGTGGTGC
This region includes:
- the LOC141510107 gene encoding uncharacterized protein LOC141510107 isoform X2, encoding MILEKKELVTFSDVVVDFTPDEWGLLDYPQKELYKEVMMETAQNLHSLGVPLPREDLIFHLEKGEGPCLLQRKDPRTSCADGKPMNEMRQTTSKLSMSEEASRGQRWVKDAHCDLHLREICDSDMKTEKKQTTHCDFATERMSVRQHSILIHCKKMMSGNDSFQDSKYSECLTEELEASQSCDKCPKVQTYQCVMAFSLNSEIIGLQKSHIGKMPNVCNEGKIGLSCSSEPTVLQKIENGKKHCSSNECGKAFKQQSSFMYDQKFHTRNKLSKCIQSENAFKRQSSLTSHQGIFAREKLHEYVAYDKSFSEKSSLIHQRNRTGEKPYECSQCGKTFRQSYPLIKHQRIHTGEKPFECNQCDMTFRWSSNLARHQRIHTGEKPYECNQCDKTFRERYKLINHQRIHTGEKPYECNHCNKTFRQKYKLINHQRIHTGEKPYECNQCNKTFRERFRLINHQRIHTGEKPYECNWCDKTFNDRSTLIKHHRIHTGEKPYECNQCGKTFRQSYSFINHQRIHTGEKPYECNWCDKTFSDKSSFNNHQRIHTGEKPYECNWCDKTFSDKSTLINHQRIHTGEKPYECNWCDKTFRDRSNFINHQRIHTGEKPYECNQCGKTFRWSSNLARHQRIHTGEKPYQCNQCGKTFSVISTLARHQRIHTQCKCHLCAKSVLGNESLIMQFFHPQAQF
- the LOC141510107 gene encoding uncharacterized protein LOC141510107 isoform X4, with protein sequence MAPRSRRPPAQELVTFSDVVVDFTPDEWGLLDYPQKELYKEVMMETAQNLHSLGVPLPREDLIFHLEKGEGPCLLQRKDPRTSCADGKPMNEMRQTTSKLSMSEEASRGQRWVKDAHCDLHLREICDSDMKTEKKQTTHCDFATERMSVRQHSILIHCKKMMSGNDSFQDSKYSECLTEELEASQSCDKCPKVQTYQCVMAFSLNSEIIGLQKSHIGKMPNVCNEGKIGLSCSSEPTVLQKIENGKKHCSSNECGKAFKQQSSFMYDQKFHTRNKLSKCIQSENAFKRQSSLTSHQGIFAREKLHEYVAYDKSFSEKSSLIHQRNRTGEKPYECSQCGKTFRQSYPLIKHQRIHTGEKPFECNQCDMTFRWSSNLARHQRIHTGEKPYECNQCDKTFRERYKLINHQRIHTGEKPYECNHCNKTFRQKYKLINHQRIHTGEKPYECNQCNKTFRERFRLINHQRIHTGEKPYECNWCDKTFNDRSTLIKHHRIHTGEKPYECNQCGKTFRQSYSFINHQRIHTGEKPYECNWCDKTFSDKSSFNNHQRIHTGEKPYECNWCDKTFSDKSTLINHQRIHTGEKPYECNWCDKTFRDRSNFINHQRIHTGEKPYECNQCGKTFRWSSNLARHQRIHTGEKPYQCNQCGKTFSVISTLARHQRIHTQCKCHLCAKSVLGNESLIMQFFHPQAQF
- the LOC141510107 gene encoding uncharacterized protein LOC141510107 isoform X1, which codes for MILEKKVRLELVTFSDVVVDFTPDEWGLLDYPQKELYKEVMMETAQNLHSLGVPLPREDLIFHLEKGEGPCLLQRKDPRTSCADGKPMNEMRQTTSKLSMSEEASRGQRWVKDAHCDLHLREICDSDMKTEKKQTTHCDFATERMSVRQHSILIHCKKMMSGNDSFQDSKYSECLTEELEASQSCDKCPKVQTYQCVMAFSLNSEIIGLQKSHIGKMPNVCNEGKIGLSCSSEPTVLQKIENGKKHCSSNECGKAFKQQSSFMYDQKFHTRNKLSKCIQSENAFKRQSSLTSHQGIFAREKLHEYVAYDKSFSEKSSLIHQRNRTGEKPYECSQCGKTFRQSYPLIKHQRIHTGEKPFECNQCDMTFRWSSNLARHQRIHTGEKPYECNQCDKTFRERYKLINHQRIHTGEKPYECNHCNKTFRQKYKLINHQRIHTGEKPYECNQCNKTFRERFRLINHQRIHTGEKPYECNWCDKTFNDRSTLIKHHRIHTGEKPYECNQCGKTFRQSYSFINHQRIHTGEKPYECNWCDKTFSDKSSFNNHQRIHTGEKPYECNWCDKTFSDKSTLINHQRIHTGEKPYECNWCDKTFRDRSNFINHQRIHTGEKPYECNQCGKTFRWSSNLARHQRIHTGEKPYQCNQCGKTFSVISTLARHQRIHTQCKCHLCAKSVLGNESLIMQFFHPQAQF
- the LOC141510107 gene encoding uncharacterized protein LOC141510107 isoform X3, whose protein sequence is MMETAQNLHSLGVPLPREDLIFHLEKGEGPCLLQRKDPRTSCADGKPMNEMRQTTSKLSMSEEASRGQRWVKDAHCDLHLREICDSDMKTEKKQTTHCDFATERMSVRQHSILIHCKKMMSGNDSFQDSKYSECLTEELEASQSCDKCPKVQTYQCVMAFSLNSEIIGLQKSHIGKMPNVCNEGKIGLSCSSEPTVLQKIENGKKHCSSNECGKAFKQQSSFMYDQKFHTRNKLSKCIQSENAFKRQSSLTSHQGIFAREKLHEYVAYDKSFSEKSSLIHQRNRTGEKPYECSQCGKTFRQSYPLIKHQRIHTGEKPFECNQCDMTFRWSSNLARHQRIHTGEKPYECNQCDKTFRERYKLINHQRIHTGEKPYECNHCNKTFRQKYKLINHQRIHTGEKPYECNQCNKTFRERFRLINHQRIHTGEKPYECNWCDKTFNDRSTLIKHHRIHTGEKPYECNQCGKTFRQSYSFINHQRIHTGEKPYECNWCDKTFSDKSSFNNHQRIHTGEKPYECNWCDKTFSDKSTLINHQRIHTGEKPYECNWCDKTFRDRSNFINHQRIHTGEKPYECNQCGKTFRWSSNLARHQRIHTGEKPYQCNQCGKTFSVISTLARHQRIHTQCKCHLCAKSVLGNESLIMQFFHPQAQF